Proteins found in one Cobetia sp. L2A1 genomic segment:
- a CDS encoding nucleotide pyrophosphohydrolase, with product MSDPFKYLHDAMEEFSAERDWDQFHSPKNLAMALTVEAAELQECFQWLTEAQSQELAENQLAAVRDEIADVQLYLVRLAGKLNVDIEAACRMKMEKNAEKYPAVQVKGSAQKYTHYQD from the coding sequence ATGTCAGACCCGTTCAAGTACCTCCACGATGCGATGGAAGAGTTCTCCGCCGAACGTGACTGGGACCAGTTCCATTCCCCCAAAAACCTGGCCATGGCACTTACGGTGGAGGCAGCTGAGTTGCAGGAATGTTTCCAGTGGCTGACCGAGGCACAGTCCCAAGAGCTCGCTGAAAACCAACTGGCCGCCGTCCGTGATGAAATCGCTGACGTTCAGCTCTATCTGGTCCGACTGGCGGGCAAGCTAAACGTGGATATCGAAGCAGCTTGCCGGATGAAGATGGAGAAGAATGCGGAGAAATATCCCGCCGTGCAAGTGAAGGGAAGTGCGCAAAAATACACGCACTATCAGGATTGA
- a CDS encoding AbgT family transporter, with amino-acid sequence MQAVLASIERAGNKLPHPFILFTILAGLIIVISAVLDLLGVSAVNPQSDTVVHVRSLVSAEGLEFMLTSVVSNFINFPPLGLILVVMFGIGLADKVGLLSTLMQVSVAKAPPVLLTFCVFMAGICGSIASDANYLILIPLAAMVYHSVGRHPIAGAAAAYAAAGAGYDASLFVTVGDALFSGITTDAARLVDPNAYVSPVDNYYFVACSVFVLAIAGTLIIDKVVEPRLQRVLPMGKDFTAQGEKPELKAEEWLGIKRVGLATLAYIALVLIAVLPEASPLRNADGGLIPSPFLKSLVPLMFLYFVLIGLVYGTTVGQITSSRDVPKKMAESASELAPTLVLFFAISQFIAYFKWSELGQFIAIEGSDILQSTGFTGLPLVGAFIVMTAVLNIFMTSGSAQWALMAPVFVPMLMMIDFDPAFVQAMFRIGDSSTNIISPMSPYFSVALVYMQRYQPEMGLGTLVATMLPLALGFLIAWSAFLMLWLSLGWAIGPGVYMMAS; translated from the coding sequence ATGCAAGCCGTTCTCGCTTCCATCGAACGTGCAGGGAACAAGCTCCCTCATCCCTTCATTCTCTTCACGATCCTGGCAGGGCTGATCATTGTCATCTCTGCAGTGCTGGATCTGCTCGGCGTCTCTGCCGTCAATCCGCAAAGCGATACCGTAGTACATGTGCGTAGCCTGGTGTCGGCGGAAGGACTTGAGTTCATGTTGACCAGCGTGGTCAGCAACTTCATCAACTTCCCACCCCTGGGCCTCATCCTGGTCGTCATGTTCGGGATTGGCCTGGCCGACAAGGTGGGGTTGTTATCGACCCTCATGCAGGTCAGCGTCGCGAAAGCGCCTCCGGTCCTGCTGACGTTCTGCGTCTTCATGGCGGGTATCTGCGGTAGTATCGCCTCGGATGCCAACTATCTGATTCTGATTCCTCTGGCTGCGATGGTGTACCACTCCGTAGGCCGCCACCCCATCGCCGGGGCAGCGGCGGCTTATGCCGCCGCAGGCGCTGGCTACGATGCCAGTCTGTTCGTGACCGTGGGGGACGCACTGTTCTCCGGTATCACGACGGATGCGGCCAGGCTTGTGGACCCCAATGCCTATGTCTCACCGGTCGACAACTACTACTTCGTCGCCTGTTCGGTATTCGTGCTGGCCATCGCCGGGACTCTCATCATCGACAAGGTGGTGGAGCCGCGTCTGCAGCGCGTCCTGCCCATGGGCAAGGACTTCACGGCACAGGGCGAAAAGCCTGAACTGAAGGCAGAAGAATGGCTCGGTATCAAGCGTGTTGGTCTGGCCACTCTTGCCTATATCGCGCTTGTACTGATCGCGGTACTGCCTGAGGCTTCCCCGCTGCGCAATGCAGATGGCGGCTTGATCCCCTCTCCGTTCCTCAAGTCCCTCGTGCCGCTGATGTTCCTGTACTTCGTACTGATTGGCCTGGTTTATGGCACGACTGTCGGCCAGATCACCAGCAGTCGCGATGTGCCAAAAAAGATGGCGGAATCTGCCAGCGAGCTGGCCCCGACACTAGTGCTGTTCTTTGCGATCTCGCAGTTCATCGCCTACTTCAAATGGTCTGAGCTCGGGCAGTTCATCGCCATTGAAGGCTCCGATATCCTGCAAAGTACCGGATTCACGGGTCTCCCACTGGTCGGTGCCTTCATCGTGATGACGGCAGTGCTCAACATCTTCATGACGAGCGGCTCCGCGCAATGGGCGCTGATGGCACCGGTCTTCGTGCCCATGCTGATGATGATCGATTTCGACCCTGCCTTCGTGCAGGCGATGTTCCGTATCGGGGATTCCAGTACCAACATCATCTCGCCGATGAGCCCCTACTTCTCGGTGGCGTTGGTCTACATGCAGCGCTATCAACCGGAAATGGGACTCGGCACCCTCGTGGCCACCATGCTGCCGCTGGCGCTTGGCTTCCTGATCGCCTGGTCGGCCTTCCTGATGCTATGGCTCTCTCTGGGCTGGGCCATCGGGCCGGGGGTCTACATGATGGCGAGTTAA
- a CDS encoding pancortin-3, producing the protein MHDYAIFGHSRAAIGRWLGVASVILTGAVSSLLVWLYEATNIEAFATAIITPAIIYFVLHYCFDRFGWKITLFSIPDISGIWLAKGETLNEDGSTKYNWESEIDIEQTWEKISITLKTAKSSSESYTATLGKKPGTKGGWILHYSYTNNPDNDQFHELNSHKGYCELVFNKDLNQGEAAYFNSNGRRTFGRMTLRKEQ; encoded by the coding sequence ATGCACGACTACGCAATATTTGGGCACAGCAGAGCCGCTATTGGAAGATGGCTCGGTGTTGCATCTGTAATATTAACAGGTGCTGTTTCTTCGTTATTGGTTTGGTTATACGAAGCGACAAACATAGAAGCATTCGCAACTGCCATAATAACGCCAGCCATAATCTACTTTGTCCTTCACTACTGTTTTGATCGGTTTGGCTGGAAAATTACATTATTCAGCATCCCTGATATCAGTGGAATATGGTTAGCGAAAGGTGAAACGCTAAATGAAGACGGCTCCACAAAGTACAACTGGGAATCCGAAATAGATATCGAACAAACTTGGGAGAAAATCTCTATAACCTTAAAGACGGCAAAGAGTTCAAGCGAAAGCTATACTGCTACTCTAGGAAAAAAGCCAGGAACAAAAGGGGGTTGGATTCTTCACTATAGCTATACGAACAACCCTGATAACGATCAATTTCATGAATTGAATTCTCACAAAGGCTATTGCGAATTAGTTTTTAACAAAGATTTAAACCAAGGTGAAGCCGCTTACTTCAATAGTAACGGGAGAAGGACTTTCGGGAGAATGACTTTAAGGAAAGAACAATAA
- a CDS encoding DNA/RNA helicase domain-containing protein produces the protein MLVYNATKQQFIDDVRANVIADAIENEVSRKLSRNSPRNEVASWENSLRFMMSVLLDEGIPASAGVAIEYNIPLTNRRVDFILTGKNDQREDSAVIIELKQWQTAEVTMKDAIVRTQLGGGVRETNHPSYQAWSYGALIEDYNETVRKDSIRLVPCAYLHNMKQGNAINDPFYANHTSRAPVFISPDALKLSRFLSQHIKYGDSSDIMYRIEHGVIKPSKNLADALSSMMQGNAEFLMIDEQKLVYETAVDLAHKASKGQKQCLIVKGGPGTGKSVVAINLLVELTNREMMTQYVSRNSAPREVFKKRLTGTRKKTHIDNLFKGSGSYVSAEPDTFHALIVDEAHRLNEKSGMYQNLGESQIKEIISASRFSIFFIDEAQRVTLKDVGTVEEVTRRADECGAEVYELELSSQFRCNGSDGYLAWLDHSLQIRTTANTDLDGIDYEFKVFDDPCELRKVILEKNRKANKARMVAGYCWPWASKKDKHAMDIVFPEYGFAAQWNLDDDGMLWAIADGSAEQVGCIHTCQGLEFDYVGVIIGDDFVIRNGRVVTDAAKRAGQDRSVHGYKKMLKEQPDQARAVADQIVKNTYRTLMTRGQKGCYVYATDSETREYFSAFARSQASLEHAELAEEAETLDGMHLPIVTRDEAAPFERHVPVYDLNIAAGEFSEIQIAEAEHWVELPDHIRVSPDLFVSRVVGESMNRRIPNGAWCLFRANPGGTRQGKVVVVQHRAIEDPDHGGSFTIKLYQSEKVEEYGEYVNQRIVLKPQTNAFGYKDIVLEDELEDLKVIGEFLSVL, from the coding sequence ATGTTGGTTTATAACGCCACCAAGCAACAGTTCATCGACGATGTTCGGGCCAATGTTATTGCTGACGCCATCGAGAATGAGGTGTCACGCAAACTAAGCCGCAATTCGCCACGCAATGAGGTGGCCTCCTGGGAGAACTCCTTGCGCTTCATGATGAGCGTTCTCCTCGACGAGGGGATACCCGCTTCGGCAGGTGTGGCCATCGAATACAACATTCCGCTGACCAATCGCCGAGTGGACTTCATTCTGACCGGCAAGAATGATCAGCGTGAAGATTCTGCTGTCATCATTGAATTGAAGCAGTGGCAGACCGCTGAGGTGACGATGAAAGATGCCATCGTTCGCACTCAGCTAGGGGGCGGTGTGCGGGAGACCAACCATCCCTCCTATCAAGCCTGGTCCTATGGTGCGCTGATCGAGGACTATAACGAGACCGTCCGCAAAGATTCGATCCGGCTGGTGCCTTGTGCCTATCTGCACAACATGAAGCAAGGCAATGCCATCAATGACCCTTTCTATGCGAACCATACTAGCCGCGCTCCTGTCTTCATCTCACCGGATGCCTTGAAGCTCTCCAGGTTTCTGAGTCAGCACATCAAGTACGGCGACAGTAGCGACATCATGTATCGCATCGAGCACGGTGTGATCAAGCCAAGCAAGAATCTGGCGGATGCGCTCAGCTCGATGATGCAGGGCAATGCTGAGTTCTTGATGATCGATGAGCAGAAGCTTGTCTATGAAACCGCCGTGGATCTCGCTCACAAGGCTAGCAAAGGTCAGAAACAGTGCCTGATCGTCAAGGGTGGCCCGGGGACGGGCAAGTCAGTTGTCGCCATCAACCTGCTCGTCGAGCTGACGAATCGAGAGATGATGACGCAGTACGTGTCTCGCAACTCTGCCCCTCGTGAGGTCTTCAAAAAGCGTCTGACCGGTACGCGCAAGAAGACCCACATCGATAACCTGTTCAAGGGCTCAGGCAGTTATGTCAGTGCGGAGCCTGATACCTTTCATGCGCTGATCGTGGATGAAGCACATCGCCTGAATGAAAAATCCGGGATGTATCAGAATCTTGGCGAGAGCCAGATCAAGGAAATCATCTCGGCATCGCGATTTTCCATCTTTTTCATCGATGAAGCGCAGCGGGTCACGCTGAAAGATGTCGGGACGGTTGAGGAGGTCACGCGTCGGGCGGACGAATGCGGCGCCGAGGTGTATGAGCTCGAGCTATCCTCGCAGTTCCGTTGCAACGGTTCCGATGGCTACCTCGCCTGGTTGGATCATTCCCTGCAGATACGGACGACGGCCAATACCGATCTCGACGGTATCGATTACGAGTTCAAGGTATTCGATGATCCGTGCGAACTGCGCAAGGTGATTCTTGAAAAGAACCGCAAGGCCAACAAGGCACGGATGGTAGCGGGTTATTGCTGGCCCTGGGCGAGCAAGAAGGACAAGCACGCCATGGACATCGTCTTTCCCGAGTATGGCTTCGCCGCTCAGTGGAACCTCGATGACGATGGGATGCTGTGGGCGATCGCCGATGGATCAGCAGAGCAGGTTGGTTGCATCCATACCTGCCAAGGGCTCGAGTTTGACTACGTCGGCGTGATCATCGGAGACGACTTCGTGATTCGAAATGGTCGAGTCGTGACAGATGCGGCCAAGCGGGCAGGGCAAGACCGCTCGGTGCATGGGTACAAGAAGATGCTCAAGGAACAGCCAGATCAGGCTCGTGCCGTGGCGGATCAGATCGTCAAGAACACCTACCGTACGCTGATGACGCGTGGCCAGAAGGGCTGTTACGTCTATGCCACGGACTCGGAGACTCGCGAATACTTCTCAGCCTTTGCTCGTTCACAGGCCTCATTGGAGCATGCCGAGCTGGCTGAAGAGGCCGAGACGCTGGATGGCATGCACCTTCCTATCGTGACGCGTGATGAGGCCGCGCCGTTCGAGCGCCATGTGCCCGTTTACGATTTGAACATCGCCGCTGGCGAGTTCAGTGAGATTCAGATCGCAGAAGCCGAGCACTGGGTCGAGCTACCGGATCATATCCGTGTAAGTCCCGATCTGTTCGTCAGCCGAGTAGTGGGGGAGTCGATGAATCGGCGCATCCCCAACGGTGCTTGGTGCCTGTTCCGTGCCAATCCTGGGGGCACACGGCAAGGTAAGGTCGTCGTGGTACAGCATCGCGCCATCGAGGACCCGGACCACGGCGGCAGCTTCACTATCAAGCTGTATCAGAGCGAGAAGGTCGAGGAGTACGGCGAGTACGTGAACCAGCGCATCGTGCTCAAGCCCCAGACCAACGCCTTCGGTTACAAGGACATAGTGCTCGAGGACGAGCTTGAAGATTTGAAGGTCATCGGCGAATTCCTCTCAGTGCTGTAA
- a CDS encoding flavin reductase family protein gives MFLPDTNSDIHSDTTIEPARFRGALGHFASGITIITTQVDDEPIGFTCQSFYSVSMNPPLVAFSVKASSFSYPKIRQAERFAVNILSSEQSHVSNQFAMRGADKWQGIDWQLSPLGNPVINDSLHWLDCKIHAEHPAGDYLIVIREVKGLNLDVSATSRPLLYFKGKYGGLAGGE, from the coding sequence ATGTTTCTTCCCGACACCAACTCAGACATCCACTCAGACACCACCATCGAACCCGCCAGGTTCCGTGGAGCCCTCGGCCACTTCGCCTCCGGCATCACCATCATCACCACCCAGGTCGACGACGAGCCGATCGGCTTCACCTGCCAGTCGTTCTACAGCGTCTCGATGAATCCGCCGCTGGTCGCCTTCAGCGTCAAGGCAAGCTCCTTCAGCTACCCGAAGATTCGCCAGGCAGAGCGATTTGCCGTCAATATTCTCTCCAGTGAGCAAAGCCATGTCTCCAACCAGTTCGCCATGCGCGGCGCGGATAAATGGCAAGGCATCGACTGGCAGCTCTCCCCGCTTGGCAACCCGGTGATCAATGACAGCTTGCACTGGCTCGACTGCAAGATTCACGCCGAGCATCCTGCAGGCGATTACCTGATCGTGATCAGGGAAGTGAAGGGACTGAATCTGGATGTTTCAGCGACCTCACGGCCGTTGCTGTATTTCAAGGGGAAGTATGGGGGCTTGGCTGGGGGAGAGTGA
- a CDS encoding LysR family transcriptional regulator has translation MECLDKRALYLQEVSSCGGVRAAAEHLEVNPSVVTRQIRSLENELGVALLERNGRHVLPTEAGRLVLESYLAQRQLNSELRDTLSRWKNLQTGQVTVSVGDGFVDSFIKSVLSTVAERYPDVMIDMRTGIYVPREPHDMVLHDEVDIAVTYGPVVDPRLVVHSFARGPLCALVARSHPLARHESISVAELARHKLIFLPEVSGSQRLVNDIFRTAGQVATPSYRCNLHSISRRMACAGIGVAFMTAAAAHEEVSAGLLSAIPIEHPLAEATQGNLVRRVGRRLTPAADYLWKVMMGMH, from the coding sequence ATGGAGTGTCTGGACAAGCGTGCGCTTTATCTGCAGGAAGTTAGCAGTTGTGGTGGGGTACGGGCGGCAGCGGAACATCTGGAGGTAAATCCTTCTGTGGTGACGCGTCAGATCCGAAGCTTGGAGAATGAGCTGGGCGTGGCGTTGCTAGAGAGAAATGGTCGCCATGTGTTGCCAACAGAGGCGGGGAGGCTGGTGCTGGAGAGTTATCTGGCACAACGGCAACTCAATTCCGAGCTTCGCGATACGCTGTCACGCTGGAAGAATCTGCAGACGGGGCAGGTCACTGTCTCTGTTGGTGATGGTTTCGTGGACAGCTTCATCAAGTCGGTGCTGAGCACCGTCGCAGAGCGTTATCCGGATGTAATGATCGATATGCGTACTGGCATCTATGTGCCGCGCGAGCCCCATGACATGGTCTTGCATGATGAGGTGGATATCGCGGTGACTTACGGCCCGGTGGTAGACCCACGTCTGGTCGTGCATTCCTTTGCCCGCGGGCCTTTATGTGCCCTTGTGGCGAGGAGTCACCCTCTGGCTCGCCATGAGAGTATCTCCGTAGCGGAGTTGGCGCGTCACAAGTTGATCTTCCTGCCGGAGGTTTCGGGGTCGCAGCGTCTGGTCAATGACATCTTCCGAACGGCGGGCCAGGTCGCGACACCTTCCTATCGCTGCAATCTGCACTCCATTTCGCGCCGGATGGCCTGTGCGGGTATCGGTGTCGCCTTCATGACGGCCGCCGCCGCACATGAGGAAGTCTCGGCGGGGCTTCTGTCTGCCATTCCGATCGAGCATCCCCTGGCAGAGGCGACCCAAGGCAATCTGGTACGCAGAGTCGGCAGACGGCTAACGCCGGCTGCCGACTATTTATGGAAGGTGATGATGGGGATGCACTGA